In Candidatus Dependentiae bacterium, the following proteins share a genomic window:
- a CDS encoding glycosyltransferase family 39 protein codes for MRWHVIVVDRKMLLNVQKESFVFILVYLFFATTLYFFVPKPQGHYDVDSYGYDPIAWHFAQTGTLTDPNSVNSAPIQPVGYPFVMGVLFTLFGHTITPIIIVQILLMSCALLLLMHIASTFFNKMIAAITAFCFLGTIGFYVYPQLILAETLLLVVLLLFVERYLTFLKTHDSSALCFSGLFLGISMLIKPVAMLFVVCLSIITFFAMHHSKIKNILLLLFSFFLPLTMYMTRNYVQYGCFAFAPTAQVNLYQVLLAKVIGSVEQKDPQEIIETELRFAGKHSLDDQGWQPAKKIFYTYLKKHPFTFVRIWFVNVCKTWLGLYSTQLKRLLEPERHKMAHSFFVQSGSLTQRIHHYIMGGTSHKWVENITWFELIWSIIRLLLTIVGLYVVFKMNSLIGWFFVVMMISLSFPTGIDGCCRYRIVFEPILMLLTSVGIWKIVVCYITKKKEHWYGISW; via the coding sequence ATGCGTTGGCATGTAATAGTGGTGGATCGCAAGATGTTGCTTAACGTGCAAAAAGAATCATTTGTTTTTATTCTAGTGTATCTTTTTTTTGCAACTACGTTATATTTTTTTGTGCCAAAACCGCAGGGTCATTATGATGTTGATTCCTATGGCTATGATCCAATCGCTTGGCATTTTGCGCAAACAGGAACCTTGACTGACCCAAATAGTGTAAATAGTGCTCCTATTCAGCCGGTGGGATACCCATTTGTGATGGGGGTACTATTTACACTATTTGGGCATACTATTACACCAATTATTATCGTGCAAATATTACTTATGAGTTGTGCACTTTTATTGTTAATGCATATTGCATCTACTTTTTTTAATAAAATGATAGCTGCCATTACTGCTTTTTGTTTTTTAGGTACTATTGGATTTTATGTGTATCCACAATTGATTTTAGCCGAAACGCTTTTATTGGTTGTTTTATTATTGTTTGTTGAGCGTTATCTTACTTTTTTAAAAACGCATGATAGCAGTGCATTGTGTTTTTCGGGATTATTTTTAGGTATTTCAATGTTGATAAAACCAGTTGCAATGTTGTTTGTTGTTTGCCTTTCTATTATTACCTTTTTTGCAATGCATCATTCTAAAATAAAAAATATATTATTATTGTTGTTTTCATTTTTTTTGCCATTAACCATGTATATGACGCGTAATTATGTGCAGTACGGTTGTTTTGCTTTTGCGCCTACAGCCCAAGTGAATCTGTATCAAGTTTTGTTAGCAAAAGTAATCGGCTCTGTTGAACAAAAAGATCCACAAGAGATTATAGAAACAGAGTTGCGTTTTGCGGGAAAACATAGTTTGGATGATCAGGGGTGGCAACCGGCAAAAAAAATTTTTTATACCTACCTAAAAAAACATCCTTTTACATTTGTGCGCATTTGGTTTGTTAATGTGTGCAAAACATGGCTTGGTTTGTATAGTACGCAACTCAAAAGATTACTTGAGCCGGAGCGACATAAAATGGCGCATTCTTTTTTTGTGCAATCAGGTTCTTTGACTCAACGTATACATCACTATATTATGGGCGGCACTTCACACAAATGGGTTGAGAATATTACATGGTTTGAATTGATATGGTCAATCATTCGTTTATTGCTGACAATTGTTGGATTATATGTTGTTTTTAAAATGAATAGTTTAATTGGCTGGTTTTTTGTAGTAATGATGATCAGTTTGAGCTTTCCAACAGGTATTGACGGATGCTGTCGATATCGTATTGTTTTTGAACCGATTTTAATGTTATTGACATCGGTTGGTATATGGAAAATAGTTGTTTGTTATATTACCAAAAAAAAGGAGCATTGGTATGGTATTTCATGGTAA
- a CDS encoding sulfotransferase domain-containing protein: MKKMLFTLLIFCSFYAKVGEWVDVDQMNLSRFYTDAPKTYLLSFPGSGNTWLRYCLEYLTKRPTLEMRTEKITKINCPFGYWFDMQTDYNKLPIWKVHYIDQMKMMGTFDSQQETLIVIVRNPKEALPRIFNLLSRRNKNRSLDNPTAKELFNNTLTMNYFDILKLYDEWCPDKRHLIYYEDLITQPEQVFKKLLNFLNVSPEYLDDFMAQYDEHKLASLSMYEKQEDTSLTKGEKTKHHALLVSSDERRKLDLYIAHVFPHIWQKYLKLRYAENR, encoded by the coding sequence ATGAAGAAAATGTTATTCACCCTACTTATTTTTTGTTCTTTTTATGCAAAAGTTGGCGAATGGGTTGATGTTGATCAGATGAATCTTTCTCGGTTCTATACTGATGCACCAAAAACCTATTTACTTTCATTTCCCGGTTCAGGAAACACATGGTTGCGTTATTGTCTTGAATATTTAACCAAGCGTCCGACGTTGGAGATGCGTACCGAAAAAATAACAAAAATCAACTGTCCTTTCGGTTATTGGTTTGATATGCAAACTGATTATAATAAGTTGCCTATTTGGAAAGTACATTATATTGATCAAATGAAAATGATGGGTACATTCGATTCGCAACAAGAAACTTTAATTGTGATTGTGCGTAATCCAAAAGAGGCGTTGCCAAGAATTTTTAATCTGCTTTCACGGCGAAATAAAAACAGGTCGCTTGATAATCCAACAGCAAAAGAGCTATTTAACAATACCTTAACCATGAACTATTTTGATATTTTAAAGTTGTATGATGAATGGTGTCCTGACAAAAGGCATCTCATTTATTATGAAGATTTGATTACACAGCCTGAGCAGGTGTTTAAAAAATTACTGAATTTTTTAAATGTTAGTCCAGAATATCTAGACGATTTTATGGCACAGTATGATGAACACAAATTAGCAAGTTTATCGATGTATGAAAAGCAGGAAGACACCTCTTTAACTAAAGGCGAAAAAACAAAGCATCATGCTTTGCTAGTTTCGTCTGATGAACGTCGTAAGCTTGATCTATATATTGCTCATGTCTTTCCACATATTTGGCAAAAATATTTAAAATTACGCTATGCCGAAAATCGGTGA
- a CDS encoding sugar phosphate nucleotidyltransferase — protein MVFHGKKLFACLLVACSAFTAHGTNMNKKNLYCVILAGGDGSRLWPLSRQCKPKQLLTLGSDVTLLEQAIDRIAPMTTKDHIWISTTAKHEENIRLSVEHRVGRILVEPGSRNTGPAILLCCMEIHAIDPNAVIVFLPADPFIPKRDWEKCRDFLDHAVDHATKHDDIVLLGVEPTYPATGYGYIEFDPQDALEQQAPYKVSRFREKPSFEVAQQYIEQGNKLWNISIFCAQASTFMREFQQEASEMFAGVKNYLDNVGSYEKVVADSIDYAVMERSKHVSVMPVDFSWCDVGNIEVFLSLKQQYNTLDANFIGVDARNNLVDVPGKLVALVGVDDLCVVEVDDALLITKRDAAENVRGIVKLLKQGSYKKHL, from the coding sequence ATGGTATTTCATGGTAAAAAACTATTTGCGTGTTTATTGGTCGCATGTTCAGCATTTACAGCACACGGAACTAATATGAATAAAAAAAATCTGTATTGTGTTATTTTAGCCGGTGGTGATGGTTCTCGCTTATGGCCGTTGAGTCGACAATGCAAGCCAAAACAGCTATTAACATTAGGTTCTGATGTTACGTTACTTGAGCAAGCAATTGATCGTATTGCGCCGATGACAACAAAAGATCATATTTGGATAAGTACAACAGCTAAGCATGAAGAAAACATTCGGTTATCTGTTGAGCATCGTGTTGGGCGTATTTTAGTTGAGCCTGGTTCGCGCAACACCGGACCTGCAATTTTATTATGTTGTATGGAAATCCATGCAATTGATCCAAATGCTGTTATTGTTTTCCTGCCGGCAGATCCGTTTATTCCAAAACGTGATTGGGAAAAGTGTAGAGACTTTTTAGATCATGCAGTTGATCATGCAACAAAGCATGATGATATCGTACTACTTGGTGTAGAGCCGACTTATCCTGCAACCGGTTATGGATATATTGAATTTGATCCACAGGATGCATTAGAGCAACAAGCGCCATATAAAGTGAGTCGTTTCCGTGAAAAGCCGTCATTCGAAGTTGCACAACAATATATCGAACAAGGCAATAAACTTTGGAATATAAGTATTTTTTGTGCACAGGCTTCAACGTTTATGCGTGAGTTTCAACAAGAAGCATCGGAAATGTTCGCAGGTGTTAAAAACTACTTAGACAATGTTGGTAGCTATGAAAAAGTTGTTGCCGATTCAATTGATTATGCCGTTATGGAACGAAGCAAGCATGTTTCGGTTATGCCGGTTGATTTTTCTTGGTGTGATGTAGGAAACATTGAGGTGTTTTTGTCATTGAAACAACAGTATAACACTTTGGATGCGAATTTTATTGGTGTTGATGCACGTAATAATTTAGTTGATGTCCCGGGTAAATTGGTTGCGCTTGTTGGTGTTGATGATTTGTGTGTTGTCGAAGTTGATGATGCACTGTTGATTACCAAGCGTGATGCTGCGGAAAATGTGCGTGGCATTGTAAAATTATTAAAACAAGGTAGTTATAAAAAACATCTGTAA
- a CDS encoding ankyrin repeat domain-containing protein, translating into MKRKLFSMFICLISIFGYLKASDQDFNEAAKWSSVYQLACATNNAQYKNEALKHLLPYKQIVLVAAAYNGDVETVKAFVKFPGVDINVRHNGCTPLLIAAQEGYFDITKLLLDAGADKTLVSKKHCTALHLAALHGRIKIAELLIDQGIDLEALSIDRHTPLSMAVINDQLEMVTFLLSKGANLHFKTAGGNTLLHLAIVLSFEQLSKYLVSTGIDLKAQNAKGHTALHFAAQRDLIGIIELLVKERGVPVDIASDSGVTSLHTAVHVGKLSAVKRLITLDADIHAKTSSGIVPLHIACSQGHLDIATYLLRNGANKDAIAHQGSTPLYFAVLEGHPHIVDLLLKYQVNARTQLVEVDEGFTALHKAAQYDRPYLINKLCSYDKKLANISDSHGVSPLFLAAQYGCLDAVEVLINYKADLHQADKYGKKPIDIAKQNDHKAIARLLQRQMVQQQKQVSQKQKQQAKRRAKKLARKNAFSSSPPASVKKEIVSLPDDKKEVKQKSVKWLQVDPSHIFDCETCVLQVDDSHAAFRQLGRYPMTLVLYNRRALSKENSPKAVRLHDNYKEKHKDATDKFHLFSNQLDDYLSYGVRIDDTVDGKYKQLCDDIGLYVPANLYAIVIPGKIEHKYYDYTYAIDDQYVSTRTGFNGAFVYIFDKDDVCYHRCFHESKASRKLHTQMNSF; encoded by the coding sequence ATGAAACGTAAATTATTTTCTATGTTTATCTGTTTGATATCCATTTTTGGCTATTTAAAAGCTAGTGATCAAGATTTCAACGAAGCTGCCAAGTGGAGCAGCGTGTATCAATTAGCTTGTGCAACAAACAATGCTCAGTATAAAAATGAGGCACTTAAGCATTTATTACCATATAAACAAATTGTTTTAGTTGCAGCAGCATATAATGGAGACGTTGAAACAGTAAAAGCTTTTGTGAAGTTTCCGGGAGTTGATATTAATGTTCGGCATAATGGTTGCACTCCGTTGTTGATAGCTGCGCAAGAAGGTTATTTTGATATAACTAAACTTTTGCTTGATGCTGGTGCTGATAAGACATTAGTGAGCAAAAAGCATTGTACTGCACTTCATTTGGCGGCGCTTCATGGTCGTATTAAAATTGCAGAATTATTGATAGATCAGGGCATAGATTTGGAAGCTTTATCAATAGATAGGCACACACCACTTTCCATGGCTGTTATTAATGATCAACTTGAAATGGTGACTTTTTTATTGAGTAAAGGCGCAAATCTACATTTCAAAACAGCTGGTGGCAATACTTTATTGCATTTAGCTATTGTATTGAGTTTTGAACAATTATCGAAATATTTAGTATCTACTGGCATTGATCTGAAAGCGCAAAATGCTAAAGGGCATACAGCGTTACATTTTGCGGCTCAACGCGATCTTATAGGTATTATCGAATTATTGGTAAAAGAAAGAGGCGTTCCTGTTGATATCGCTTCAGATTCAGGAGTTACGTCATTGCATACAGCGGTGCATGTCGGCAAACTTTCTGCAGTAAAAAGATTAATAACATTAGATGCTGATATACATGCAAAAACTTCAAGTGGCATTGTTCCATTGCATATTGCATGTTCACAGGGGCATCTTGATATTGCAACATATTTGTTAAGAAATGGTGCAAATAAGGATGCTATTGCGCATCAAGGAAGTACGCCATTATATTTTGCTGTTTTAGAGGGGCATCCTCATATAGTAGATCTTTTATTAAAATATCAAGTAAATGCTCGTACGCAGTTAGTAGAAGTTGATGAAGGTTTTACAGCGTTGCATAAAGCTGCGCAATATGATCGTCCTTATTTAATTAATAAACTATGTTCATATGATAAGAAGTTGGCCAATATAAGTGATAGTCACGGAGTGTCGCCATTATTTCTTGCAGCTCAATATGGTTGCTTGGATGCGGTAGAAGTTCTTATTAATTATAAAGCAGATCTGCATCAAGCTGATAAGTATGGTAAAAAGCCGATTGATATTGCAAAGCAAAATGACCATAAAGCAATTGCTCGACTATTACAGCGTCAGATGGTTCAACAACAAAAACAAGTTTCGCAAAAACAAAAGCAACAAGCTAAAAGAAGAGCAAAAAAATTAGCTAGAAAAAATGCTTTTAGCAGTTCGCCACCGGCAAGTGTAAAGAAAGAAATAGTATCGTTACCTGATGATAAAAAAGAAGTAAAGCAAAAAAGTGTAAAATGGTTGCAAGTGGATCCATCACATATATTTGATTGTGAAACGTGCGTCTTGCAAGTTGATGATTCACATGCGGCATTTAGACAGTTGGGTCGTTATCCTATGACACTTGTTTTGTATAATCGCCGTGCATTGTCAAAGGAAAATTCACCAAAGGCAGTTCGTTTGCATGACAATTATAAAGAGAAACATAAAGATGCAACTGATAAGTTTCATCTCTTTAGTAATCAACTCGATGATTATTTGTCTTATGGTGTGCGCATAGATGATACAGTTGACGGTAAGTATAAACAGTTGTGTGATGATATAGGTTTATATGTTCCGGCAAATTTATATGCAATTGTTATTCCAGGTAAAATTGAACATAAGTATTATGATTATACATATGCTATTGATGATCAATATGTTTCAACTCGTACCGGTTTTAATGGTGCATTTGTATACATCTTTGACAAAGATGATGTGTGTTATCATCGTTGCTTCCATGAAAGTAAAGCGAGTAGGAAATTGCATACTCAAATGAACAGCTTTTAA
- the gmd gene encoding GDP-mannose 4,6-dehydratase, translating to MKRALITGVTGQDGSYLAELLLQKGYEVHGIKRRSSSFNTSRVDHLFQDQHESPERRFQLHYGDVTDSTNLIRVIQEIQPDEIYHLAAQSHVAVSFETPEYTAQADGLGTLRMLEAIRILGLTEKVRFYQASTSELYGNATECPQNEHTPFAPRSPYAAAKLYAYWITKNYREAYGMFACNGILFNHESPMRGETFVTRKITRAAVRIKHGVQQTLYLGNLDAKRDWGYAKDYVEAMWLMLQQERPHDLVIATGQMHSVREFVDLAFACVDIKLQWLGHGKDAYAIDADTGNKIVAVDPQYFRPTEVEQLRGDASKAEKILQWKPKVTFYELVSIMIKADEQELLNNEQMSGVMTVGQKIAQLEI from the coding sequence ATGAAAAGAGCGCTTATTACCGGTGTCACCGGACAAGATGGTTCATATTTAGCAGAGCTGTTATTGCAAAAAGGATATGAAGTGCATGGCATCAAGCGGCGCTCTTCTTCATTTAATACTTCACGTGTTGACCACCTATTTCAAGATCAACATGAATCGCCTGAGCGACGCTTTCAGTTGCATTATGGCGATGTCACCGATTCTACCAATTTAATCCGTGTTATTCAGGAAATTCAACCTGATGAGATTTATCATTTAGCAGCGCAAAGTCATGTTGCAGTTTCATTTGAAACACCGGAGTATACAGCACAAGCTGATGGACTTGGCACACTGCGTATGTTAGAAGCTATTCGTATTTTAGGTTTAACTGAAAAAGTACGTTTTTATCAAGCTTCCACGAGTGAATTATATGGTAATGCGACTGAGTGTCCACAGAATGAACATACCCCATTTGCACCACGTTCGCCGTATGCTGCAGCAAAACTGTATGCATATTGGATAACAAAAAATTATCGCGAAGCCTATGGCATGTTTGCATGTAATGGTATTTTATTTAATCATGAATCTCCAATGCGTGGTGAGACTTTTGTAACGCGTAAAATTACCCGTGCAGCTGTGCGCATAAAACATGGCGTGCAACAAACATTATATTTGGGTAATTTAGATGCAAAGCGTGATTGGGGATATGCAAAAGATTATGTAGAGGCTATGTGGCTTATGTTACAACAAGAGAGACCGCATGATTTAGTTATTGCGACCGGGCAGATGCACAGTGTCCGTGAATTTGTTGATTTGGCGTTTGCATGTGTGGATATTAAGTTGCAATGGCTTGGCCACGGTAAAGATGCTTATGCAATTGATGCTGATACAGGAAATAAAATTGTCGCAGTAGATCCACAATATTTTAGACCAACAGAGGTTGAGCAATTGCGTGGTGATGCTTCAAAAGCAGAAAAGATTTTGCAGTGGAAACCAAAGGTCACCTTTTATGAATTGGTTAGTATCATGATTAAAGCTGATGAGCAAGAGTTGCTAAATAATGAACAAATGTCCGGCGTTATGACTGTAGGCCAAAAAATAGCACAGTTGGAAATATAG
- a CDS encoding bi-domain-containing oxidoreductase, with product MRQVFLQKGAVVVKEVCQPAMDAYDVLVAVHYSFISSGTESATIAQAEQNSLFSNATTKIKKVLESVASHGIEGTAALIKSKLKGESQALGYSCSGRVLAVGSKVRQLRIGDYVACAGAGYAHHADLVCVPEHLTVKVSQTHLKEASITTIGAIALQGIRQADLKLGENVCVIGLGLIGQLTVQLAKKSGCNVVGIDLLEDRLDLAKQAGADWVLHPTSDNIKQEIDYITHHYGVDATIITAAAQGDTLVQQAMELTRKKGKVVLVGDVNLQFDRSPFYSKEIDFKISCSYGPGRYDPVYEQQGVDYPLPYVRWTENRNMQAFVQLLQKDEIDISMLATQEATLDTIAQAYEHIREQNGLGVLVAYDVDEHTEHSDEKKDEKSCDVRFIPARRDVIRVGMIGAGGFAKVKLMPAISKLKNTKINAVADVDVTSSMNSSKVYGAAKACSDYTDLFTEDVVDAVVIASPHKFHAAQSMDALSHGKAVFLEKPMVTDWQQLQDMRSFLKMYPNAPFCVDYNRSFAPFIQKIKKETDKRSGPMIMHYRMNAGFISKDHWVQTDIGAGRIIGEACHIVDLFCYLTNTKPIAVSVESMHSANENIFPTDNFSVQMSFEDGSVCSLLYTSVGSKHLPKERMELFFDGKSIVMDDYKTLKGYGLYTGFDEQSSCQDKGHATLLKQFFDACSQPTFNPPISYERLDRVAELTLIIDALACNSGGSQDVA from the coding sequence ATGAGGCAAGTATTTTTGCAAAAAGGTGCAGTTGTTGTAAAAGAGGTATGTCAACCTGCGATGGACGCATACGATGTTTTGGTTGCAGTGCATTATTCGTTTATTAGTTCAGGCACTGAATCTGCGACTATTGCGCAAGCAGAACAAAACTCATTGTTTTCGAATGCTACGACAAAAATAAAAAAAGTATTAGAATCGGTTGCGTCTCATGGCATTGAAGGCACTGCTGCTTTAATAAAAAGTAAATTAAAAGGTGAATCACAAGCATTAGGTTATTCATGTTCAGGTCGTGTTCTTGCGGTCGGAAGTAAAGTGAGACAGTTGCGCATTGGTGATTATGTTGCGTGTGCCGGAGCAGGTTATGCTCATCATGCAGACTTGGTTTGTGTGCCGGAACATTTGACGGTGAAGGTGAGTCAAACGCATTTAAAAGAAGCTAGTATCACCACAATTGGTGCAATCGCTTTGCAAGGTATTCGACAAGCAGATTTAAAGTTGGGTGAAAATGTATGTGTTATCGGCCTGGGGTTGATTGGGCAATTGACTGTGCAGTTGGCAAAAAAATCCGGATGTAATGTTGTTGGTATTGATTTACTGGAAGATCGTTTAGATTTAGCAAAGCAAGCCGGAGCTGATTGGGTATTGCATCCTACAAGTGATAACATCAAGCAGGAAATTGATTATATTACTCATCATTATGGTGTTGATGCAACTATTATTACTGCCGCTGCACAAGGTGATACCCTTGTGCAACAAGCGATGGAGTTAACGCGCAAAAAAGGCAAAGTAGTTTTGGTTGGTGATGTAAATTTACAATTTGATCGCAGTCCATTTTATTCAAAAGAGATTGACTTTAAGATTTCATGTTCATATGGTCCGGGACGTTATGATCCGGTCTATGAGCAACAAGGAGTTGATTATCCATTGCCTTATGTACGTTGGACTGAAAATCGTAATATGCAGGCATTTGTACAACTATTGCAAAAAGATGAAATAGATATTTCAATGTTAGCAACGCAGGAAGCAACTCTTGATACGATTGCGCAAGCCTATGAACATATCAGAGAGCAAAATGGCTTGGGTGTATTAGTTGCTTATGATGTAGATGAACATACAGAGCATAGTGATGAAAAAAAAGATGAAAAATCATGTGATGTTAGATTTATTCCTGCGCGTAGAGATGTGATTCGGGTGGGGATGATTGGTGCCGGTGGTTTTGCAAAAGTTAAATTAATGCCCGCTATTTCAAAATTAAAAAATACAAAAATTAATGCTGTTGCAGATGTTGATGTTACTTCTTCAATGAATAGTTCTAAAGTATATGGTGCCGCAAAAGCATGTTCAGATTATACTGATTTGTTCACCGAAGATGTTGTTGATGCGGTTGTGATTGCTTCTCCGCACAAATTTCATGCAGCTCAGTCTATGGACGCGTTATCGCATGGAAAGGCAGTTTTTCTAGAAAAACCTATGGTTACTGATTGGCAACAGTTACAAGATATGCGTAGCTTCTTAAAAATGTATCCGAACGCTCCATTTTGTGTTGATTATAATCGTTCATTTGCGCCGTTTATACAAAAAATAAAAAAAGAAACGGATAAACGTTCCGGCCCAATGATTATGCATTACCGTATGAATGCAGGATTTATTTCCAAAGATCATTGGGTGCAAACTGATATTGGGGCAGGAAGAATAATTGGTGAAGCATGTCATATTGTTGATCTTTTTTGCTATTTAACCAATACAAAACCGATTGCAGTTTCTGTTGAATCGATGCACAGTGCAAATGAAAATATTTTTCCGACCGATAATTTTTCAGTGCAAATGAGTTTTGAAGATGGGTCTGTCTGTTCATTGTTATATACTTCTGTGGGCAGTAAGCATTTACCAAAAGAGCGCATGGAGCTTTTCTTTGATGGTAAATCTATTGTTATGGATGATTATAAAACGCTCAAAGGGTACGGACTGTATACCGGTTTTGATGAACAAAGCAGTTGCCAAGATAAGGGGCATGCTACTTTGTTAAAACAGTTTTTTGATGCATGTAGCCAGCCAACATTTAACCCGCCAATTTCATATGAGCGTTTAGATCGTGTTGCAGAGCTAACTTTGATAATTGATGCGTTGGCATGTAATAGTGGTGGATCGCAAGATGTTGCTTAA